From one uncultured Methanoregula sp. genomic stretch:
- a CDS encoding ABC transporter permease: MIRGAVAIFNRDFKKFLSNPFVVVMTLMMPIMYLVIFGNAMGGTISHIPVAVVQEGPPYTDTPFFTEGVYELNHIDQKDSPKLLDTKVYTDEIAAKNDLAKGVVTAVIVFPSAVSNDHAIRLYVDSSDSVTPSLVEAGVNRVLLKLGAHNPVQVTRIYGDIKYIQFFGVGVIMMAIFTSTMFGGGIALIRDREAGIHEGYLVTPVKRTSIIAGIISSGTVRAFFAGFTIFMIDIIITGIVIRTLDEFFLAMLVILIACIGVTSLVVSFASRFSAQQEYASVVAFLNLVLFMTSGAFYPVIGMPDWLRWLTVINPEYYGVDALRGIILRGQGLDVIGFDLLALMIFSGAMIVLGIVTYRRTLE; this comes from the coding sequence TCTTCGGCAATGCCATGGGAGGCACCATCAGCCACATCCCGGTTGCGGTAGTCCAGGAAGGCCCGCCCTACACCGACACCCCGTTTTTTACCGAGGGGGTGTATGAACTCAATCATATCGATCAGAAAGACAGCCCCAAACTTCTCGATACAAAAGTGTACACCGATGAGATCGCTGCCAAAAACGACCTGGCTAAGGGTGTCGTCACGGCAGTCATCGTCTTCCCGTCGGCAGTTTCAAACGATCACGCGATCCGGCTGTACGTGGACAGCTCGGATTCCGTAACTCCTTCTCTCGTCGAGGCCGGGGTTAACCGGGTCCTTCTCAAACTGGGTGCGCACAACCCGGTGCAGGTCACCAGGATCTACGGGGATATCAAGTACATCCAGTTCTTCGGGGTTGGCGTGATCATGATGGCCATTTTTACGTCCACAATGTTTGGCGGGGGGATCGCCCTCATCCGCGACAGGGAGGCAGGTATCCATGAAGGCTACCTCGTCACACCGGTCAAGCGCACAAGTATCATTGCCGGCATCATCTCCAGCGGGACCGTCAGGGCATTTTTTGCGGGATTTACCATTTTTATGATCGATATTATCATCACCGGTATTGTGATCAGGACTCTTGACGAATTCTTCCTCGCGATGCTGGTGATCCTGATCGCATGCATAGGAGTGACGAGCCTCGTGGTCTCGTTTGCATCCCGGTTCTCCGCCCAGCAGGAATATGCCTCGGTGGTTGCATTCCTCAACCTTGTCCTGTTCATGACCTCGGGAGCCTTCTACCCGGTGATCGGCATGCCGGACTGGCTTCGCTGGCTCACGGTTATCAACCCCGAATATTACGGCGTGGATGCCCTGCGGGGAATTATCCTCCGAGGCCAGGGACTTGATGTAATCGGCTTTGATCTTCTGGCACTGATGATATTTTCCGGTGCAATGATTGTCCTCGGTATCGTAACCTATCGCAGGACCCTTGAATAA